One stretch of Corynebacterium imitans DNA includes these proteins:
- a CDS encoding DUF1846 domain-containing protein, translated as MPYTIGFDREKYIQMQSEHITARRREIGGKLYLEMGGKLFDDHHASRVLPGFTPDNKIAMLDRIKDEVEIVICFNAGDVVRQKVRADLGITYEDDVLRLVDVFRDRGFLVENVVVTQLEGHNENVEAFLERLGRLGLKVSRHYMIPGYPNDTATVVSEDGFGHNDYVETSRDLIVMTAPGPGSGKLATCLSQVYHEHKRGIPAGYAKFETFPIWNLPLSHPVNLAYEAATADLDDINVIDQYHLDAYGEKVTSYNRDIEVFPLLKTLLREVTGETPYESPTDMGVNMAGYCISDDAACRHAAEQEIIRRYYKALVEERRADQDNTESARIANVLRKAEVTTADRPVVAPALEVAEETGKPGAALELADGTIVTGKTSDLLGPSAAVLLNALKQLAGIDDSVHLLSPDSIEPIQTLKTKHLGSVNPRLHTDEVLIALSVSASTNSDAAAALDQLRNLRGCDAHTTTILGSVDEGIFRNLGVLVTSEPKYWKKGLYHKR; from the coding sequence ATGCCGTACACGATCGGGTTTGACCGCGAAAAATACATCCAGATGCAGTCCGAGCACATTACCGCGCGAAGGCGGGAGATCGGCGGCAAGTTGTACCTAGAGATGGGGGGCAAGCTTTTCGACGACCACCATGCCTCCCGCGTCCTGCCCGGGTTCACCCCGGACAACAAGATCGCCATGCTGGACCGGATCAAGGACGAGGTGGAGATTGTGATCTGCTTCAACGCGGGCGACGTGGTGCGTCAGAAGGTACGCGCCGACCTCGGTATCACTTACGAGGACGACGTTTTGCGCCTGGTCGATGTCTTCCGCGACCGTGGTTTCCTGGTGGAAAACGTGGTGGTCACGCAGCTGGAAGGCCACAACGAGAACGTGGAGGCCTTCCTGGAGCGCCTGGGCAGGCTGGGGCTGAAAGTCTCGCGCCACTACATGATTCCGGGCTACCCCAACGACACGGCGACCGTGGTCTCCGAGGATGGCTTTGGCCACAACGATTACGTGGAGACCTCGCGCGACCTCATCGTGATGACCGCGCCGGGGCCGGGCTCCGGCAAGCTGGCCACCTGCTTAAGCCAGGTCTACCACGAGCATAAGCGGGGCATTCCGGCCGGTTACGCCAAGTTTGAGACCTTCCCCATCTGGAACCTGCCGTTGTCGCACCCGGTGAACCTGGCCTACGAGGCGGCCACCGCCGACCTGGACGACATCAACGTGATCGACCAGTACCACCTGGACGCCTACGGGGAGAAGGTCACCTCCTACAACCGCGACATTGAGGTTTTCCCCCTGCTGAAGACGCTGCTGCGCGAAGTCACCGGTGAAACGCCCTATGAGTCGCCCACGGACATGGGCGTGAACATGGCGGGCTACTGCATTTCCGACGACGCGGCCTGCCGCCACGCAGCCGAGCAGGAGATCATCCGCCGCTACTACAAGGCGCTCGTGGAGGAGCGCCGCGCGGATCAGGACAACACGGAGTCCGCCCGCATCGCCAACGTGCTGCGCAAGGCAGAGGTGACCACGGCGGATCGTCCGGTGGTCGCGCCCGCGCTGGAGGTGGCCGAGGAAACCGGCAAGCCGGGGGCCGCACTCGAACTTGCGGACGGCACGATCGTCACGGGCAAGACCTCCGACCTCCTCGGCCCCTCGGCCGCGGTGCTGCTCAATGCGCTCAAGCAGCTCGCGGGTATCGACGATAGCGTGCACCTGCTTTCCCCGGACTCCATCGAGCCGATCCAAACCTTAAAGACGAAGCACCTCGGCTCGGTGAACCCGCGCCTGCACACCGACGAGGTGCTCATCGCGCTTTCCGTGTCGGCTTCGACGAACTCGGATGCTGCCGCGGCGCTGGACCAGCTGCGAAACTTGCGCGGCTGCGATGCGCACACCACCACCATTCTCGGTTCGGTGGACGAGGGAATCTTCCGCAACCTGGGGGTTTTGGTCACCTCTGAGCCGAAGTATTGGAAGAAGGGGCTCTACCACAAGCGCTAG
- a CDS encoding Fpg/Nei family DNA glycosylase, producing MPEGHVIHRLAARLNEEFRGAPLQASSPQGRFDASLIDAHTLVRAQALGKHLFLEFSDIFVHIHLGLIGSLRFEPAEDVWGQIRLRLVPDGGAGDIAANLRGPQTCAYLSPAEVAAIVERAGEDPLDSDSDPDALWARVHRSKRTIGSLMMDQSYFAGVGNIYRAEPLFRLGISPFTPGRALDRAEFDALWEDLVKLMRYGFEHGRIDTVRDIHSPEAMGRAPRKDDHGGEVYVYRRAGQPCYVCGEEIALRKVEGRNLFWCPGCQRD from the coding sequence ATGCCTGAAGGCCACGTCATTCACCGCCTCGCCGCACGCCTCAACGAAGAATTTCGCGGCGCGCCGCTTCAAGCCTCCTCGCCGCAGGGGCGCTTCGATGCCTCGCTTATCGACGCCCACACGTTGGTCCGTGCCCAAGCCCTCGGCAAGCACCTCTTCCTGGAGTTTTCGGATATTTTTGTGCACATTCACCTGGGGCTGATCGGTTCCCTGCGCTTCGAGCCGGCCGAAGACGTCTGGGGCCAAATCCGGCTGCGGCTGGTGCCCGACGGCGGGGCAGGCGATATCGCCGCGAACCTGCGCGGGCCGCAGACCTGCGCCTACCTCAGCCCGGCGGAAGTCGCCGCCATCGTCGAGCGCGCCGGCGAGGACCCGCTCGACAGTGATTCGGACCCGGACGCGCTGTGGGCGCGGGTGCACCGCTCGAAGCGCACGATCGGCTCACTGATGATGGACCAGTCCTACTTCGCTGGGGTGGGCAACATCTACCGCGCGGAGCCGCTCTTCCGGCTTGGAATTTCGCCGTTTACACCAGGGCGTGCGCTCGACCGTGCCGAGTTCGACGCCCTGTGGGAGGACCTGGTGAAACTCATGCGCTACGGGTTCGAGCACGGGCGCATCGACACGGTGCGGGATATTCATTCGCCCGAGGCGATGGGGCGCGCGCCGCGCAAGGACGACCACGGCGGCGAGGTCTACGTCTACCGCCGCGCAGGCCAGCCCTGCTACGTGTGCGGCGAGGAGATCGCGCTGCGCAAGGTGGAGGGCCGCAACCTATTCTGGTGCCCCGGCTGCCAGCGCGACTAG